From Clostridia bacterium, the proteins below share one genomic window:
- the dnaB gene encoding replicative DNA helicase, which produces MTAQTEGVQVAFEDIKYPYSLEAEQAVLGALVVDPDLINDIALLLHPDCFYIQEHAAIYEILIKMSDLNKPIDFVTLLEEVKAAGVYRDDDEAKEYLVNLAQTVPTSHNVKNYAKIVADDYILRSLITASRDNINDATDRGAEVREVMDSAENRIYGIMNDRNRIRLTPISEAMQASLKSMEDLSDPEKRGDIMGVKTGFSSIDQYITGMRKSDLVFVAGRPGFGKTSLALNIATNVAKAGKGVAYFSLEMSAEQLATRVLASEAMVDSKKMLRGELEDEDWIKLSNVCGSLSKAPIYFDDTSNITITEMKAKLRRLNSIGKIGLVIIDYLQLMSTGRHSDNRANEVQELTRNMKTMASELGVAVLCCAQLNREAAKRSMSTKGETRPVLSDLRESGSIEQDADMVMLLFKKNENSYEESEDKDTVECIVAKNRHGETGTGLLRWIGKYTRFVSIDTKREQ; this is translated from the coding sequence ATAACAGCACAGACAGAAGGTGTTCAAGTGGCATTTGAAGATATAAAATACCCTTACAGCCTCGAGGCTGAGCAGGCGGTGCTCGGCGCTCTTGTGGTGGATCCGGATCTTATCAACGATATAGCTCTGCTGCTTCATCCGGACTGTTTCTATATACAGGAGCATGCGGCGATCTATGAGATCCTGATAAAGATGAGCGATCTCAACAAGCCGATAGACTTCGTCACGCTGCTCGAGGAGGTCAAGGCGGCGGGCGTTTACCGCGACGACGACGAGGCGAAGGAATACCTCGTCAACCTTGCGCAGACCGTCCCGACGTCGCACAACGTCAAGAACTACGCCAAGATAGTTGCGGACGACTATATCCTGCGTTCGCTGATTACCGCCTCCCGCGATAATATAAACGACGCCACCGACAGGGGAGCCGAAGTCCGCGAGGTAATGGATTCCGCCGAGAACCGTATCTACGGCATAATGAACGACCGCAACCGCATCCGCCTGACTCCCATAAGCGAGGCGATGCAGGCTTCGCTCAAGAGCATGGAGGATCTTTCCGACCCCGAGAAGCGCGGAGATATAATGGGCGTCAAGACCGGTTTTTCATCCATCGATCAGTACATAACCGGTATGAGGAAGTCCGATCTCGTGTTCGTCGCCGGCCGCCCCGGCTTCGGTAAAACGTCTCTCGCGCTGAACATTGCGACAAACGTCGCCAAAGCTGGTAAAGGCGTCGCGTACTTCTCGCTCGAAATGTCCGCCGAACAGCTCGCGACGAGGGTGCTTGCGAGCGAGGCGATGGTGGACAGCAAAAAAATGCTCCGCGGCGAGCTTGAGGACGAGGACTGGATAAAACTCTCCAACGTCTGCGGATCGCTTTCAAAGGCGCCGATCTACTTCGACGACACCTCAAACATAACCATCACGGAGATGAAGGCGAAACTCAGACGCTTGAACAGTATAGGAAAAATAGGACTTGTGATAATCGACTACCTGCAGCTGATGTCCACCGGCAGGCACAGCGACAACCGCGCCAACGAAGTTCAGGAGCTGACCAGAAATATGAAGACGATGGCCAGCGAGCTCGGAGTCGCGGTGCTCTGCTGCGCGCAGCTCAACCGCGAAGCGGCGAAGCGCTCAATGAGCACGAAGGGTGAAACGAGGCCGGTGCTTTCAGACCTGCGTGAATCCGGCTCCATCGAGCAGGACGCCGATATGGTAATGCTGCTTTTCAAAAAGAACGAAAACTCCTATGAGGAGTCGGAGGATAAGGACACCGTCGAATGCATCGTCGCGAAAAACCGTCACGGCGAGACCGGCACGGGCTTGCTCCGCTGGATAGGTAAATACACGCGCTTCGTATCCATAGATACGAAAAGGGAACAGTAA
- a CDS encoding 50S ribosomal protein L9 — translation MKVILKEDVKGSGKKGELVNVADGYARNFLIPKGLAIEANATNLNVYNEQKAAAKYRADEEKKEAERIAGMLNGAKLTVNIKASKNGKLFGSLTSKEVSAAISEQFGVDVDKRKIELPAVKEVGETEAKLKLYQGISAALKIDVVGQEF, via the coding sequence ATGAAGGTCATACTCAAAGAAGACGTAAAGGGCTCCGGCAAAAAAGGCGAGCTCGTGAACGTGGCGGACGGTTACGCCCGCAATTTCCTCATTCCCAAGGGGCTGGCGATCGAAGCCAACGCGACGAACCTCAACGTTTATAACGAACAGAAGGCCGCCGCGAAATACCGCGCCGACGAGGAGAAAAAAGAAGCGGAGCGCATAGCGGGAATGCTGAACGGCGCGAAACTGACCGTCAACATCAAGGCGTCCAAAAACGGCAAGCTTTTCGGCTCGCTGACATCCAAGGAGGTCTCCGCGGCGATTTCCGAGCAGTTCGGCGTCGACGTAGACAAGCGCAAGATCGAGCTGCCCGCCGTCAAGGAAGTCGGCGAAACGGAAGCTAAGCTGAAACTGTATCAGGGCATTTCCGCCGCTCTTAAGATCGACGTTGTCGGGCAGGAGTTCTGA